In Brachyspira hampsonii, the following are encoded in one genomic region:
- a CDS encoding type ISP restriction/modification enzyme, which yields MIKELYSYLEGIKDITAEDKEHSYRASLESLLNGIKNHLNFNKVNIKHEPNNDKEGRGAPDFLVTIDSLVLGYIENKRVNANLDEIIKSEQIKKYLLLSDNIIITDYLRFILIDENLNIIDEVRICELSEIKNYKKIKLEEVSKKLSDIFKIFFSREPKPINTALEFADALAMRTRILRDDLYELENNNHIERLYNIFKSTIYSQIDFADFCDNFAQTLTYSLFLARLNTNEKIDLYNVTKFIPKSFPLIRAMSKFLQDLEELNINDLKTIEWLLNEIINITNHINIVSIVEELNKYDNTVSQKDPYMHFYETFLYKYNPELRELRGVYYTPQSVVNFIIDSIDIVLKEYFNKNKGLGDALEKETNITLLDFATGTGTFLLDSFRKSLSYYQKNSVKYNPKELINKFYGFEFMIAPYTIAHLKISQTLKEEFNYNLEDDERLNIFLTNTLENIDLDESKGKNNIFEELNEEMNLAQKTKEKEILIITGNPPYSGASANKGIFEEEVRKEYKTLLEREPLALTRNGKVEKEKNPKMLLDDYVKFIRFAQQKIDNQKAGGIFGFISNHSFLDNPTFRGMRYSLLKSFDEIYIVNLHGNTRKKEVCPDGSKDENVFDIMQGVSINIFVRYTKNIEDEKLINVNSITHKYSRENASVYYYDLYGKREYKYNFLLDNNIKSIEWSKLEYKEPFFLFIPQNKNLLEEYDNFYSIKDIFLTSSVGIVTARDDFCLSKNDSINSLNELKNNIKRFMELDIEYARKEFDLGKDTRDWQIRYAKKELEETNNDDNNYKILNYRPFDKRWTYYTGKSKGFHSMPRGDIMEHFLKYNNIGLVSIRQIISSDFFHSFITDKIIDMCYISNKTKEGNYIFPLYLYNTPNARKVIQAENYNVGDLFEKYEENPFDNSDKIENFTLNFRNFIDKKYGFHFSPEEVLGYIYAILFHKTYRTKYIDFLKIDFPKIPFTDSKDIFIKLSSLGTKLYNLHLMKDNDLNADIGEGLYKDDKNNKIEKPVYNEKENKLFINKTLYFDKVSKEVWLYKIGGYQVLDKYLKSHKGEDIDYSYFQKIIQVLYKSLIIESEIAGIDFL from the coding sequence ATGATTAAAGAACTATATTCATATTTAGAAGGCATAAAAGATATAACTGCTGAAGATAAAGAGCATAGTTATAGAGCTTCTTTAGAGAGTTTATTAAATGGTATAAAAAATCATCTTAATTTTAATAAGGTAAATATAAAGCATGAACCAAACAATGATAAAGAGGGCAGGGGAGCACCTGATTTTTTAGTTACTATTGATTCTCTTGTTTTGGGCTATATTGAAAATAAAAGAGTAAATGCCAATCTTGATGAAATTATTAAAAGCGAGCAGATAAAAAAATATCTTCTTTTGAGTGATAACATTATAATTACGGATTATTTGAGATTTATATTAATTGATGAAAACTTAAATATTATTGATGAAGTTAGAATATGCGAATTAAGTGAGATTAAAAATTATAAAAAAATTAAACTTGAAGAAGTAAGTAAAAAACTTTCAGATATATTTAAAATATTTTTCTCAAGAGAGCCTAAACCTATAAATACAGCTTTAGAGTTTGCAGATGCTTTAGCTATGCGTACTAGAATATTAAGAGATGATTTATACGAACTTGAAAATAATAATCATATAGAGCGTTTATATAATATATTTAAAAGTACAATTTATTCTCAAATAGATTTTGCAGACTTTTGCGATAATTTTGCACAGACACTTACTTATAGTTTGTTTTTAGCAAGACTCAATACTAATGAAAAAATAGATTTATATAATGTAACTAAGTTTATACCTAAATCGTTCCCATTAATAAGAGCTATGAGTAAATTCCTTCAGGATTTGGAAGAATTAAATATTAATGACTTAAAAACTATAGAATGGCTTTTAAATGAAATAATAAATATAACTAATCATATAAATATTGTATCTATTGTAGAAGAATTAAATAAATATGATAATACAGTTTCGCAGAAAGATCCTTATATGCATTTTTATGAAACTTTTTTGTATAAGTATAATCCTGAGCTTAGAGAGCTTAGAGGCGTTTATTATACTCCTCAAAGCGTAGTTAATTTTATTATTGATTCTATAGATATAGTTTTAAAAGAGTATTTCAATAAAAATAAAGGTTTAGGCGATGCATTAGAAAAAGAAACTAATATAACTCTTTTAGATTTTGCTACAGGAACAGGTACATTTTTACTTGATTCTTTTAGGAAATCTTTATCATATTATCAAAAAAACTCTGTCAAATATAATCCTAAAGAATTAATAAATAAATTTTACGGCTTTGAGTTTATGATAGCACCGTATACAATAGCACATCTTAAAATATCTCAAACACTTAAAGAAGAGTTTAACTATAATTTAGAAGATGATGAGAGATTAAATATATTTTTAACCAACACTTTAGAAAATATAGATTTAGATGAGAGCAAAGGGAAAAACAATATATTTGAAGAGCTTAATGAAGAGATGAATCTAGCTCAGAAAACAAAAGAAAAAGAGATTCTTATAATAACAGGCAATCCTCCATACAGCGGAGCAAGTGCCAATAAAGGCATATTTGAGGAAGAGGTAAGAAAAGAATATAAAACATTGTTAGAAAGAGAACCTTTAGCTTTAACAAGAAACGGTAAAGTAGAAAAAGAAAAAAATCCAAAAATGCTTCTTGATGATTATGTGAAGTTTATAAGATTTGCACAGCAGAAAATAGATAATCAAAAAGCAGGCGGAATATTCGGCTTTATTTCTAATCATTCATTTTTGGATAATCCTACTTTCAGAGGTATGCGTTACAGCTTATTAAAAAGTTTTGATGAAATATATATTGTAAATTTGCATGGTAATACCAGAAAAAAAGAAGTATGTCCAGACGGCAGCAAAGATGAAAATGTATTTGACATAATGCAGGGCGTAAGTATAAATATATTTGTAAGATATACCAAAAATATAGAAGATGAAAAATTAATTAATGTAAACTCTATCACACATAAATACAGCAGAGAAAATGCATCAGTTTATTATTATGACTTGTACGGAAAGAGAGAGTATAAATATAATTTTCTTCTTGATAATAATATAAAAAGTATAGAGTGGAGTAAATTAGAATATAAAGAGCCTTTCTTTTTATTTATACCTCAAAATAAAAATTTATTAGAAGAGTATGATAATTTTTATAGTATAAAAGATATATTTTTAACTTCAAGTGTTGGAATAGTTACAGCAAGAGATGATTTTTGTTTATCTAAAAATGATAGTATAAATTCATTAAATGAATTAAAAAATAATATAAAAAGATTTATGGAATTAGATATTGAATATGCCAGAAAAGAATTTGATTTAGGAAAAGATACTAGAGATTGGCAGATTAGATATGCAAAAAAAGAATTGGAAGAAACGAATAATGATGATAATAATTATAAAATACTTAATTATCGTCCTTTTGATAAAAGATGGACTTATTATACGGGTAAGTCAAAGGGGTTTCATAGTATGCCAAGAGGTGATATAATGGAGCATTTTCTAAAATATAATAATATTGGATTAGTTTCAATACGCCAAATTATAAGTTCTGATTTTTTTCATAGTTTTATTACTGATAAAATAATTGATATGTGCTATATTTCAAATAAGACTAAAGAAGGTAATTATATTTTTCCATTATATTTGTATAATACTCCTAATGCAAGAAAAGTTATTCAGGCTGAAAATTATAATGTTGGGGATTTATTTGAAAAATATGAAGAAAATCCATTTGACAATTCAGATAAGATAGAAAATTTTACGCTCAATTTTAGAAATTTCATCGACAAAAAATATGGCTTTCATTTCTCGCCTGAAGAGGTTTTGGGCTATATTTATGCTATACTCTTTCACAAAACTTACAGAACTAAATATATTGATTTCCTAAAAATAGATTTTCCTAAAATTCCTTTTACGGATTCTAAGGATATATTTATAAAATTAAGCTCTTTAGGCACTAAGTTATACAATCTTCATTTGATGAAAGATAATGATTTGAATGCCGATATAGGAGAGGGTTTATACAAAGATGATAAAAACAACAAAATAGAAAAACCTGTTTATAACGAAAAAGAAAATAAACTATTCATTAATAAAACTCTTTATTTTGATAAAGTTTCAAAAGAAGTTTGGCTTTATAAAATAGGAGGCTATCAGGTATTGGATAAATATTTAAAATCTCATAAAGGCGAAGATATTGATTACTCATATTTTCAGAAGATTATACAGGTTTTGTATAAATCATTGATTATAGAAAGTGAAATTGCAGGCATTGACTTTTTATAA
- a CDS encoding flagellar biosynthetic protein FliO codes for MIKKISVIFLIIFSIALTQENTTNQNDNNNINVTTETNAENIMPETNFFNVAIDNTNNANEPAILQDIRNIQDRAEVSNGWMFIRAIIGFIVTLVGIYLVFIYLKNKSKKVSGSSDIIKVLATTPVAANRYISIIEIVEDMYLVSISDHNINLLSKIEDKETKDQIKMMYINSKNNTVDDSFKNIFNQTLSVFKQPKMKEKDPLKTTSEIRERLHDLNAENPTINNNDNENNKMQ; via the coding sequence ATGATTAAAAAAATTTCTGTCATATTCTTAATTATTTTCAGCATAGCACTAACTCAAGAAAATACTACAAATCAAAATGACAACAATAATATTAATGTAACTACCGAAACTAATGCAGAAAATATAATGCCGGAAACTAATTTCTTCAATGTCGCTATAGATAATACAAACAATGCTAATGAACCTGCTATATTACAGGATATTAGAAATATTCAAGACAGAGCAGAAGTAAGTAACGGCTGGATGTTTATAAGAGCTATTATTGGTTTTATTGTTACTTTGGTTGGTATATATTTGGTATTTATATATTTAAAAAATAAATCTAAAAAAGTGTCAGGTTCAAGCGATATTATTAAAGTGCTTGCCACAACTCCTGTAGCTGCAAACAGATATATATCTATAATAGAAATTGTTGAAGATATGTATTTGGTTTCTATTTCAGATCATAATATTAATTTATTATCAAAGATAGAAGATAAAGAAACTAAAGATCAAATAAAAATGATGTATATTAACTCTAAAAATAATACAGTAGATGATAGTTTCAAAAATATCTTTAATCAAACATTATCCGTATTCAAGCAGCCGAAAATGAAAGAAAAAGATCCGTTAAAAACAACTTCAGAAATCAGAGAAAGACTTCATGATTTGAATGCAGAAAATCCTACAATAAATAATAATGATAATGAAAATAATAAAATGCAATAA
- a CDS encoding protein kinase, translated as MKKMYKLTILSIIFSIVFLSCGEKDTETIEQYEARMNRLEILKYYNIQDVMQPRIVNDGVLFTFAENYDSVEVSGDFNNWEDSIPLIKSSYGVYYYLWQHPLKAGKYSYRYRVNGVWINDPVNANIEYDNNNQVVSYFVLTNDVGFYEKNPIYNSDGTVTFFYSNDTAKEVMFTSDKLGFDSLRYPMTYSNNLWVITLRPEAGNYYYNFVVDRIWEVDPINMNVYKGSDGRLHSYILINYNQTNKRMVY; from the coding sequence GAAAAAGATACTGAAACTATAGAGCAGTATGAAGCTAGAATGAATAGGCTTGAAATTTTAAAATATTATAATATACAAGATGTTATGCAGCCTAGAATCGTAAATGACGGAGTATTATTTACTTTTGCCGAGAATTATGATTCTGTAGAAGTATCCGGTGATTTCAATAATTGGGAAGATAGTATACCTCTTATAAAGAGTTCTTATGGTGTTTATTATTATCTTTGGCAGCATCCTCTTAAGGCAGGAAAATATAGTTATAGATACAGAGTTAATGGTGTTTGGATTAATGATCCTGTAAATGCTAATATTGAATATGATAATAATAATCAGGTTGTTAGCTATTTTGTGTTAACTAATGATGTTGGATTTTATGAAAAAAACCCTATTTATAATTCTGATGGTACGGTTACATTCTTTTACAGCAATGATACTGCTAAAGAGGTTATGTTTACTTCTGATAAATTGGGCTTTGATAGTTTAAGATATCCTATGACTTATTCTAATAATTTATGGGTTATCACTTTAAGACCTGAAGCCGGTAATTACTATTATAACTTTGTAGTAGATAGAATATGGGAAGTTGATCCTATTAATATGAATGTTTATAAGGGAAGTGATGGAAGGCTTCATTCATATATTCTAATAAATTATAATCAAACTAATAAAAGAATGGTCTATTAA